The genomic interval tatagactagctctatccaacggtgggatcagtcgtgggactattttgattatttcctgagatagaagtagacacacgtcaaataatccgggtaaatattaaaagtttgcacgatccgcgctcggaaatttctggtccgattcggccgagtgaccactcaaaatgtttctatagactagctctatccaacggtgggatcagtcgtgggactattttgattatttcctgagatagaagtagacacacgtcaaataatccgggtaaatattaaaagtttgcacgatccgcgctcggaaatttctggtccgattcggccgtgtgaccactcaaaatgttcctctagactagctctatccaacggtgggatcagtcgtgggactattttgatgaattcctgagaaaaatatcaacaaacgtcaaataaaccgggtaaatattaaaagtttgcacgctccgcgctcggaaatttctggtccgattcggccgtgtgaccactcaaaatgttcctctagacaagctctatacaacggtgggatcagtcgtcggactatattgatgaattcctgagataaaagtagacatacgtcaaatatatcgggtaattattaaaagtttgcaagctccgcgctcggaaatttctggtccgattcggccgtgtgaccactcaaaatgttcctctattcaagctctatccaacggtgggatcagtcgtgggactattttgatgaattcctgagatagaagtagacacacgtcaaataaaccgggtaaatattaaaagtttgcacgctccgcactcggaaatttctggtccgattcggccgggtgaaaactcaaaatgttcctctagacaagctctatccaacggtgggatcagtcgtgggactattttgatgaattcctgagatagaagtagacacacgtcaaataaaccgggtaaatattaaaagtttgcacgctccgcactcggaaatttctggtccgattcggccgtgtgaccactcaaaatgttcctctagacaagctctacccaacggtggcatcagtcgtgggactattttgatgaattactgagaaaaaaattcacacacgtcaaataaaccgggtaattatcaaaagtttgcacgctccgcgttcggaaatttctggcccgattcggccgagtgaccactcaaaatgttcctcaagacaagctctatccaacggtgggatcagtcgtcggactatattgatgaattcctgagatagaagtagacatacgtcaaatataccgggtaattattagaagtttgcacgctccgcgctcggaaatttctgttcccattcggccgagtgaccactcaaaatgttcctctagacaagctctatccaacggtgggatcagttgtgggactattttgatgaattcctgagaaaaaaattcacacactgttagggcttgtgtaggggacagaattcccgataattaatttaatgtattagttcgataagttgtattcttcataagcctagtattaaatgtgtgactagtatgtaagaaatccgtgtgctacgcctatggacattactcgtttctcttgccactttgtccgtatgaccagatgttgattcgcattttgtttgatcttagactaactgtgtaataaaactcctcgccgaccttttgtgcgtactagaatttagacacgttctcgatgctggtcataaacgccctccaataaaacccaattatattgttaaagttaggcaagtcacaaggacaaatctagaagaagcgccgatgatgacctcttagtttctggtacgcctatgtacggttaccattaactttagtatttaagattttgcaagaagaaaaatctctctcttcttgtgcgtctccgtcgactcttaactccgtactttgcacgttactcgtacgcgattactttactcacggttcctatacacggttaattagtacactagttaacttgtcacgaaaagttgttatttctttgttaaattactcgaaattgttggtgaacaataaaccttcgttaccgttaaaaagggtttttgttttcttcatttgcacgaacacggtgtctctgagaccgcgaactcagggtggtccttcgcaagcatccagtccattgcttactagacgtatcaagaattaggccatgtctaatcaacatcttggtaccacgattcacgaataaacagtttggtccttcgagacggattatacatttttggtcctacgagccggatcaacatttttggtccttcgaacCGGATATCACAGGACTGGATCAGAACCTGTGGAACATAGGACATCGAAAGCGGAACGGTGGATCCCAAGGAGAGCAAGAAACAATCCCGGTGAGTCATTTCCtttttatcacgatttttcctctttgaatttgcataaCCTCATAATCCCGATTCCCATTTGATACCTTAAATGGTCGTTAGTTGTATGAGATTGATACGACTTATTTACTTTGGTTTATGCTCGATTTATGCACATTAAAGAAGTCGAAACTAGTTAATTTCTCCAGTAGTACTTCTGTTTGAATCgcgtaaattgatttattttaacgccacgttatcaatagtaattaaaaatgaccactagagctcaaaaagaaaaaatttcaaaacgatccGAAATGGAACTAGGCTCAGCAGAGTCTCTTAGCGAGAACGATGAATTTCGAGAACTTTTGCACGCTcgcagaattttaactaaacgttTATCCCGTTTTGAACAGTACCTTCGTGATAACAGAGACATTCAAGAAacagttcaattagaaatccgCCTCAAAAACGTGGAAGAGGACTATAATCAGTTCGATAAAGTACAATctcgtctagaatttttaagcttaaacGAAGAAGAACAACGGATTGAAATCGAATCagcctactttaatttaatttcagaattaaagcagttaataaattcaattagcaaaaatcaaaatagtactaatactcatttaggaaaacaaaattcaccaAGAGGTCTGGGAAAATTACCAGATTTAAGCTTACGttcattttatggcaattatgaaacttggttcagtttcaaaaacatatttgattccTTAGTCCATAGCAGAACCGACTTgagtgaaacagaaaaattgttatatctaaaattatgttgtaaagGCGATGCGCTAAATCTCATAGACTCTCTCGACATAACTCCCGATAATTATACAATCGctttaaatctgttacaaaaaagatacGAGAATAAAAAGGCAGTTATTAACATTCACGCTAAAGGTTTAGTTCTTAATTTACCAAACGCGAATAAAGGATCatctgtaaatattagaaaattaatagatgcagttcagcaacataaatcatcattaggaaaattaaaattacccgtggatcaatgggatgttttgttgataccgataatattaaacaaactggaTGATAGTACTAATCAGGAGTGGGAGCGGAAACAATGTAATACTGAATTGCCGACTGTTgatcaattaatggaatttttaaccgaaaaatgtCGTTCGTTGGAAGCGGTTCGCGGCTTCTCAACCGtacattcaaataaacatgatagggatagaatgcaaaacaaaggccacgagaaaagaaacgaatcacatcagtttaagaattattcgtattctttgaccgaaaaaatcaataagtgtTACATCTGTACTGAAAatcatttcattcatcaatgTCCTCGTTTTATCCAATTATCAGTGTCGGAcaaatataacgaaattcGAAGACATAAATTGTGTAGCAACTGTTTACGTCCAGGGCATCTGAAACAGGAATGTAGATCAAGAggatgcaaaaaatgcaaccaaaaacataatagcaCGTTACATATAGAGAAACGTTCAGGAAGTgaacatgttcaaaattctagCAACAGCAGCACTAATGAACCTTCCTCATCATCAACTGAACATGAATCATCGATCAGTTCTCCATCTAATCCTTCGGCTCACGATGTATTGAGAAGGTATGGAGAATCCAAACAATCTACAGTTTTAACAATCGGCCAAAGTAACGCGGTCACGTACGATACGGAAAACAATCCTTTGGCATTATCATCGTTAggtattgataaaaatcaagtactACTATCTACGGCTACCATTCTCATCTCAgacagaaaaggaaattggcatAAATGCAATGCCTTACTCGATTGCGGAAGccagtcaaatttaatgacagaaaacttCTGCAGAAAGTTAAACTTAAGTCCCCAAAAAATTGACCTTTCATTATCAGGTATCAGTCAAATTGTCACAAAGATTAATCAGCGAGTgcacacgaaaataaaatccaggttCAACGAATATGAATCTAACAtagcatttttggttttgcccATTCTTACCGAAAATCTACCCTCATTTAGATTTCCTAGTTCGGTACTTCAAATTCCAACAAATATCAATCTAGCTGatgagaaatttaatgaaccaaaacaaattgatgttttattaggggtagacatattttataatctgTTAGGTTCgggtaaacttaaattaggaaagggATTGCCAATGTTACAAGAAACCTCTTTAGGCTGGGTAATATCgggcaatttaatatgcagaGAATCTCAAAGTCGGAAAGAAGTATGTAACCTTGCGActagtatttcaaataaaacattaaatgactcgttgacgaaattctggcagattgaagagtttgaaaatgttaaattcctatctaaagaagaaaattattgtgaggaatattttagtCAAACTACAACCCGCGACATGGACAACAGTTTTGTCGTAAGGTATCCGTTCAATAATCAAACAGATTTTAGTCTCGGTGACTCCAAATCGAATGCCCTAAaacggttaaaaaatgtagagaaaaggTTAGAAAAGGACAAGGACCTCAAGAAGCAGTACGTAGAATTTATGACGGAATATGAGAACTTAGGCCACATGACGCTTCAAGGGCCCATTGAAAGGGACATCTCTATTCCaaacaattcttattttttaccccACAGTGCGGTACTAAAGAATTCTATTACCACGAAGTATCGCGTCGTTTTTGATGCAAGCTGCAAGACAAGTTCAGGAATTTCCCTGAATGACACGCTTTTGGTAGGACCAGTAGTACAAGATGACttgtactcaattttgatacgtctaagacttcgcaaaattgttttgagcgcggacatcaaaatgatgtaccgatgtataaaaattcatgaggaaGAACGGAACTTCCAAAAGATACTATGGCGAGCAAATCTTAATGATCCGAttaatgtgtataaactcAACACGGTAACGTATGGCACATCGAGTGCACCCTTTCAAGCCACACGTTGCTTGATAGAATTGGCCGAGCGCAACAAAGACAGGTATCCACGAacagcagaaataattaaacgttcGTTCTACATGGATGATTTGTTGGTTAGCATTGATTCGGAAACAGAtgcattgcaaatttatagggaactagacgatattttaagtcaagctaattttaaattgagaaaatggtcGTTCAACAGTAGCATAGTTTTAAATAGTATCCTACAAGCAAACAGT from Euwallacea similis isolate ESF13 unplaced genomic scaffold, ESF131.1 scaffold_56, whole genome shotgun sequence carries:
- the LOC136419005 gene encoding uncharacterized protein; translation: MELGSAESLSENDEFRELLHARRILTKRLSRFEQYLRDNRDIQETVQLEIRLKNVEEDYNQFDKVQSRLEFLSLNEEEQRIEIESAYFNLISELKQLINSISKNQNSTNTHLGKQNSPRGLGKLPDLSLRSFYGNYETWFSFKNIFDSLVHSRTDLSETEKLLYLKLCCKGDALNLIDSLDITPDNYTIALNLLQKRYENKKAVINIHAKGLVLNLPNANKGSSVNIRKLIDAVQQHKSSLGKLKLPVDQWDVLLIPIILNKLDDSTNQEWERKQCNTELPTVDQLMEFLTEKCRSLEAVRGFSTVHSNKHDRDRMQNKGHEKRNESHQFKNYSYSLTEKINKCYICTENHFIHQCPRFIQLSVSDKYNEIRRHKLCSNCLRPGHLKQECRSRGCKKCNQKHNSTLHIEKRSGSEHVQNSSNSSTNEPSSSSTEHESSISSPSNPSAHDVLRRYGESKQSTVLTIGQSNAVTYDTENNPLALSSLGIDKNQVLLSTATILISDRKGNWHKCNALLDCGSQSNLMTENFCRKLNLSPQKIDLSLSGISQIVTKINQRVHTKIKSRFNEYESNIAFLVLPILTENLPSFRFPSSVLQIPTNINLADEKFNEPKQIDVLLGVDIFYNLLGSGKLKLGKGLPMLQETSLGWVISGNLICRESQSRKEVCNLATSISNKTLNDSLTKFWQIEEFENVKFLSKEENYCEEYFSQTTTRDMDNSFVVRYPFNNQTDFSLGDSKSNALKRLKNVEKRLEKDKDLKKQYVEFMTEYENLGHMTLQGPIERDISIPNNSYFLPHSAVLKNSITTKYRVVFDASCKTSSGISLNDTLLVGPVVQDDLYSILIRLRLRKIVLSADIKMMYRCIKIHEEERNFQKILWRANLNDPINVYKLNTVTYGTSSAPFQATRCLIELAERNKDRYPRTAEIIKRSFYMDDLLVSIDSETDALQIYRELDDILSQANFKLRKWSFNSSIVLNSILQANSNENHDNLILPHEDKHLKTLGISWDPKQDTLKYSVNIKYEPSRVTKRTILSKISQIFDPLGLIGPALTRAKLIIQALWKLHIGWDQAVPNDLRQIWEEFSNELECLNEYKIDRLVIPTKTAHIRLYGFSDSSEKAYGACIYVASEDESGSRELRLLTGKSRVAPAKKLTLPRLELLAAHLLAKLMNTVRQILDIQISDVRYFTDSSIVLAWLKIDPAHLKTFVANRVAKINELTKITEWAHVPSKANPADVISRGLSPRELLGCDLWFHGPEFLKKNTSRTEANLDSHEVPVDVLPELKNNHTTVYKTTSVNSNNYGLNIFDRFSTFFKLHRVVGYICRLKNRCRKVMNKSTALTVEELNESLLLLVKLVQRDSFEKEISDLSKSKKLPSETNHLIKWHFIPARSAHMGGLWEAAVKSTKFHLRRVLGESSLTYEEMYTLLVKIEACLNSRPLMPISNDINDYAPSTPAHFLIGDSLASLPQPDYQNAVISRLSHYERLQQLQQHFWNSWSRDYLTNLQTRCKWKNTVDKTIDIGALVLLVEHNTAPLRWILARVVELHEGKDHVIRVVSVRLPSGTISRRSLSKICPLPMNNK